Proteins from one Dysgonomonas sp. HDW5A genomic window:
- the htpG gene encoding molecular chaperone HtpG, whose amino-acid sequence MEERKGHIGVTTDNIFPIIKKFLYSDHEIFLRELVSNAVDATQKLKTLSSLGEFKGELGDISVRVSLDKEKGTITISDRGIGMTEEEINKYINQIALSSANEFLDKYKNDANAIIGHFGLGFYSAFMVSKQVEIVTLSHKEGAEAVKWSCDGTPEFTLSKSDKTDRGTDIILYIDDDNKNFLEQGEIDKLLKKYCRFLPIPIVFGKKTEWKDGKSVETEEDNVINDTTPLWTRKPADLKDEDYKKFYQDLYPFTDEPLFWIHLNVDYPFKLTGILYFPKLKSNVDPNKNKIQLYSNQVFITDSVEGIVPEFLTLMHGVIDSPDIPLNVSRSYLQSDHNVKKISSHITKKVADRLEDIFKNDRPQFEEKWDNLKIFIEYGMLTDEKFYDRAQKFCLLKNTDGKIFTFEEYKTLIAGNQTDKEDTVIYLYTNNKDEQYSYINAAKDHGYDVLLLDGQLDVHLAGMLESKFEKSRFVRVDSDIVDNLIKKEDIADADLTDKQKEELNETFKSQLPKIEKVEFSFDYKALKENIQPIQITQNEYTRRMKEMAAMQTGMSFYGEMPDNFTMVINTNHPLVKQIITDVDGKDAEAASKYASENPVIKQLVDLALLSNNMLKGESLSNFIKRSTELIVGK is encoded by the coding sequence ATGGAAGAAAGAAAAGGACATATTGGGGTCACTACAGACAACATATTCCCCATTATTAAAAAATTCTTATACAGCGATCACGAAATTTTTTTAAGAGAATTAGTTTCAAATGCTGTAGATGCTACACAAAAGCTTAAAACATTATCATCTCTGGGTGAATTTAAAGGTGAACTGGGAGATATCTCGGTAAGAGTGTCACTGGATAAAGAAAAAGGCACAATAACTATATCGGATCGCGGTATAGGTATGACAGAGGAGGAGATAAACAAATACATCAACCAGATTGCTCTTTCATCAGCGAATGAGTTTTTGGATAAATACAAAAACGATGCGAATGCAATTATCGGTCACTTCGGATTAGGTTTTTATTCTGCCTTCATGGTTTCAAAACAAGTTGAGATTGTAACCCTTTCTCACAAGGAAGGTGCTGAAGCCGTGAAATGGAGCTGCGATGGTACTCCTGAGTTTACGCTAAGCAAATCGGACAAAACCGATAGAGGTACCGACATTATATTATATATAGATGATGACAATAAAAATTTCCTTGAACAAGGCGAAATAGACAAATTACTTAAGAAATATTGCCGCTTCCTACCTATTCCAATTGTATTCGGCAAGAAGACTGAATGGAAAGATGGAAAATCGGTAGAAACCGAAGAAGATAATGTCATTAATGACACTACGCCTTTATGGACACGCAAACCTGCAGACCTGAAAGACGAAGATTATAAAAAATTCTATCAGGATTTATATCCGTTTACGGATGAGCCCTTGTTCTGGATACACCTGAATGTAGATTATCCTTTTAAATTGACGGGTATTCTTTATTTCCCGAAATTGAAGAGTAATGTAGACCCAAACAAGAACAAGATACAATTATATTCTAATCAGGTATTTATTACCGACTCGGTGGAAGGTATCGTTCCCGAATTCCTTACTTTGATGCATGGCGTTATCGACTCGCCGGACATCCCTCTGAATGTTTCGAGGTCCTATCTCCAAAGTGATCACAATGTGAAGAAGATATCTTCGCATATCACTAAAAAAGTCGCAGATCGTCTGGAAGATATTTTCAAGAATGACCGCCCTCAGTTTGAAGAAAAATGGGATAACCTCAAAATATTCATTGAATACGGTATGCTTACCGATGAAAAGTTCTATGACCGTGCGCAAAAATTCTGTTTACTAAAGAATACTGATGGTAAAATATTCACATTCGAAGAATACAAAACCTTGATAGCCGGTAACCAAACCGACAAAGAAGATACAGTGATATATCTGTATACAAACAACAAAGACGAACAGTATTCATATATTAATGCCGCTAAAGATCATGGGTATGATGTTCTCCTACTCGACGGGCAATTGGATGTGCATTTGGCAGGAATGTTAGAAAGCAAATTCGAGAAGAGCCGCTTTGTTCGTGTTGACAGTGACATCGTTGATAATCTGATTAAGAAAGAAGATATTGCTGATGCTGATTTGACTGATAAGCAAAAAGAGGAATTGAACGAAACTTTCAAATCTCAATTGCCAAAAATCGAAAAAGTAGAATTTTCATTCGATTACAAAGCTTTGAAAGAAAACATTCAACCCATCCAAATTACGCAAAACGAGTATACTCGTCGTATGAAGGAAATGGCTGCCATGCAAACAGGAATGTCGTTCTACGGAGAAATGCCCGACAACTTCACCATGGTTATAAACACCAACCACCCATTGGTAAAACAAATTATTACTGATGTAGATGGTAAAGATGCAGAGGCCGCAAGCAAATATGCTTCGGAAAATCCTGTAATCAAACAATTGGTCGATCTGGCATTGTTATCCAACAATATGCTGAAGGGCGAAAGTCTAAGTAATTTCATCAAACGCAGCACTGAACTGATCGTCGGTAAATAA
- the rpsF gene encoding 30S ribosomal protein S6, protein MNHYETVFILTPVLSDVQMKEAVEKFKGILTEEGATIVSEENWGLKKLAYPIQKKSTGFYAFVEFDADPSVIAKLELQFRRDEKVIRFLTFRQDKYAHQYAEKRRNLRSTTKKEN, encoded by the coding sequence ATGAATCATTACGAAACCGTTTTCATTTTGACTCCCGTTTTGTCTGATGTTCAGATGAAGGAAGCGGTAGAAAAATTCAAAGGCATTCTGACTGAGGAAGGTGCTACGATTGTTAGTGAGGAGAATTGGGGGCTAAAGAAATTAGCTTATCCTATTCAAAAAAAATCTACAGGATTTTACGCATTTGTTGAGTTTGATGCAGACCCATCGGTAATTGCTAAGTTGGAACTACAATTTCGTCGTGACGAAAAAGTTATTCGTTTCTTAACTTTCCGTCAGGACAAGTATGCTCATCAGTATGCTGAAAAAAGAAGAAATCTTAGATCAACAACTAAAAAAGAAAATTAA
- the rpsR gene encoding 30S ribosomal protein S18, whose product MMAQQSEIRYLTPPSVDVKKKKYCRFKKNGIKYIDYKDPEFLKKFLNEQGKILPRRITGTSLKFQRRIAQAVKRSRHLALLPYVTDMMK is encoded by the coding sequence ATCATGGCACAACAATCAGAAATCAGATATTTGACTCCCCCTTCAGTGGATGTGAAGAAGAAAAAATATTGCCGTTTCAAAAAGAATGGTATCAAGTATATCGATTACAAAGATCCAGAATTCTTGAAAAAATTCTTAAATGAACAAGGTAAAATTTTGCCTCGTCGTATTACTGGAACATCGTTGAAGTTTCAACGTCGTATAGCGCAAGCTGTTAAGAGATCTCGTCACTTAGCATTGCTTCCTTACGTTACTGATATGATGAAATAA
- a CDS encoding RNA polymerase sigma factor produces the protein MKNEENNANGFEGKLIALQNNMMNFALTLTTNREEAKDLLQETTLRALDNKEKYYENVNFKGWVFTIMHNIFVNNYRRIVRTQTVVDQTENLYHLNLPQDSGFDTPEGAYTIAEITKSINSFSDEYKVPFTMHVSGYKYEEIAQTLTLPIGTVKSRIFFARKRLQEMLKDYKFQDRE, from the coding sequence ATGAAAAATGAAGAAAACAACGCAAACGGCTTCGAAGGCAAATTAATTGCACTTCAAAACAATATGATGAACTTTGCTCTAACCCTTACAACAAATAGAGAAGAGGCTAAAGATTTACTACAAGAAACAACGCTTCGTGCATTAGATAATAAAGAGAAATATTACGAAAATGTAAATTTCAAAGGATGGGTGTTTACAATAATGCACAATATATTTGTAAATAATTATAGACGTATTGTTCGTACGCAAACAGTTGTAGATCAAACAGAAAATCTTTATCATCTTAATTTGCCGCAGGATTCTGGTTTTGATACACCCGAAGGAGCCTATACTATTGCTGAGATAACAAAATCTATCAACAGTTTCTCGGATGAATATAAAGTTCCTTTCACAATGCATGTTTCGGGTTATAAGTATGAAGAAATAGCTCAAACCCTAACTTTACCTATCGGTACTGTTAAGAGTCGTATTTTCTTTGCCCGTAAGAGATTGCAAGAAATGTTGAAGGATTATAAATTCCAAGACAGAGAATAA
- a CDS encoding cytochrome c biogenesis protein CcdA, with the protein MKKGILVLLFILSFFSGKLLADGPVSWKMSIADKGNGEIELVANATIAAGWHLYDTQIPDGGPFPTSISIDEIKGAVAVGSFHAVNSKLHKDFDKVFEMEIGYYEKTATFVQKFKITDKSKFVLKGDVRAQACNDRECTPPIPVDFSFTSGNLPASVTVSTTAVADQTSDSQTIADTATVANNDSISQAQTTEIQDANLWTPVIEEVKAFGAAGDTSNRSLLYIFGAGFIGGLIALMTPCVWPMIPMTVSFFLKRNKKNRGKAIKDAIIYGLSIIVIYVLLGLLVTAIFGASALNELSTSALFNLIFFGLLVFFAISFLGAFELVLPASWTNKIDSKADSTTGIISIFFMAFTLALVSFSCTGPIIGTLLVDAASSGDIIAPAVGMFAFAFALSIPFALFAIFPSLLESMPKSGGWLNSVKVVLGFLELALALKFLSVADLAYKWGILDREVFLVLWIVIFTLLGLYLLGKLKFAHDSDLKYISVPRLFMAIISLAFAVYLVPGLWGAPLKSVSAFAPPHFTQDFNLYEGSVHAKFDDYEAGMEYAKKNNKPVMIDFSGFGCVNCRKMEASVWTDPRVKHSLENDYVLITLMVDDKEKLPEVIEVEENGKTTKLKTIGDKWSYLQRHKFGTNSQPYYVLLDNAGNPIGPSYAYDENVDKYLNFLKTGVDNYKK; encoded by the coding sequence ATGAAAAAAGGAATATTAGTTCTGCTATTTATATTGTCTTTCTTTTCGGGAAAGCTTTTAGCCGATGGACCTGTGTCCTGGAAAATGAGTATAGCAGACAAAGGCAATGGCGAAATAGAATTGGTAGCCAACGCAACTATCGCTGCAGGATGGCATTTGTACGACACACAAATACCTGATGGAGGACCGTTTCCGACATCCATATCCATTGATGAAATTAAAGGTGCTGTCGCTGTGGGATCATTTCACGCGGTGAACTCGAAACTCCATAAAGATTTTGATAAAGTCTTTGAGATGGAAATAGGGTATTATGAAAAAACAGCCACTTTTGTTCAAAAGTTCAAAATAACCGACAAAAGCAAATTTGTATTGAAAGGTGATGTCAGGGCACAAGCTTGTAATGACAGAGAATGTACCCCTCCTATCCCTGTTGATTTCAGCTTTACTTCGGGTAACCTTCCTGCAAGTGTTACAGTAAGCACCACTGCTGTTGCAGATCAGACAAGCGATTCGCAAACTATTGCTGACACAGCTACTGTAGCCAACAACGATAGTATATCTCAGGCACAAACAACAGAAATTCAAGATGCTAATCTTTGGACTCCTGTCATAGAAGAGGTTAAAGCTTTTGGTGCGGCAGGCGATACATCTAACAGATCGCTTCTGTATATTTTCGGTGCAGGATTTATTGGAGGGCTTATTGCCTTAATGACTCCTTGTGTATGGCCTATGATACCTATGACTGTAAGTTTCTTCTTGAAAAGAAATAAGAAAAACAGAGGCAAGGCCATTAAAGATGCCATTATATATGGTTTGTCTATTATCGTAATATATGTATTGCTAGGATTATTAGTCACGGCTATATTCGGAGCAAGTGCATTGAACGAACTATCTACCAGTGCCTTATTCAATCTGATATTCTTTGGCTTACTGGTATTCTTTGCGATTTCGTTCTTGGGAGCATTTGAGTTGGTACTACCCGCTTCATGGACTAATAAAATAGATAGCAAAGCCGATTCTACAACGGGAATTATCAGCATATTCTTTATGGCATTTACACTTGCCTTGGTATCATTCTCTTGTACCGGTCCAATTATCGGAACTTTACTTGTAGATGCTGCCAGCTCAGGTGATATTATAGCTCCGGCGGTAGGTATGTTTGCATTTGCCTTTGCATTATCTATTCCTTTTGCCTTATTTGCCATATTCCCTTCGTTATTGGAAAGTATGCCAAAATCGGGCGGATGGCTCAATTCGGTAAAAGTAGTGCTGGGATTCTTAGAACTTGCATTAGCTCTTAAGTTCTTATCGGTTGCAGACCTTGCTTATAAATGGGGAATTCTCGACCGTGAGGTATTCTTAGTTCTATGGATTGTAATTTTCACATTATTAGGATTGTATCTTTTGGGGAAACTGAAATTTGCTCACGACAGCGATCTTAAATACATATCTGTACCCCGATTGTTTATGGCAATCATATCTCTTGCCTTTGCGGTATATCTTGTTCCCGGACTTTGGGGTGCTCCACTGAAATCGGTAAGTGCGTTTGCACCGCCTCATTTCACTCAGGATTTCAATTTATATGAAGGCAGCGTGCATGCTAAGTTTGACGATTACGAGGCAGGCATGGAGTATGCCAAGAAAAACAACAAACCTGTTATGATTGACTTCTCGGGATTCGGTTGTGTAAATTGCCGTAAAATGGAGGCTTCGGTATGGACTGATCCTCGTGTAAAACATTCGCTGGAAAACGATTATGTACTGATTACTCTTATGGTGGATGACAAAGAGAAACTACCCGAAGTGATAGAAGTGGAAGAAAATGGCAAAACCACCAAGCTAAAAACAATCGGTGATAAATGGAGCTATTTGCAACGTCATAAATTCGGAACTAATTCTCAACCTTATTATGTATTGCTAGACAATGCAGGTAACCCCATCGGTCCATCTTATGCATACGATGAAAATGTAGATAAATATTTAAACTTCTTGAAAACAGGAGTCGATAATTATAAAAAATAA
- the rplI gene encoding 50S ribosomal protein L9, protein MQVILKEDVANLGYKDDVITVKDGYGRNYLLPQGKAVIATGSAKKMLAENLKQRAHKLEKIKQDAQDLAAKLEGVTLSIGAKTSSTGTIFGSVTNIQIAEALEKKGYSVDRKVIIIKEAVKEVGSYKALLKLHKEVSVEIPFEVVSE, encoded by the coding sequence ATGCAAGTTATATTAAAAGAAGACGTTGCCAATCTTGGTTACAAAGACGATGTAATAACTGTAAAAGATGGTTATGGACGTAACTACCTTTTGCCACAGGGGAAAGCTGTGATCGCTACAGGATCTGCTAAAAAGATGTTGGCTGAAAACTTGAAACAACGTGCTCATAAATTAGAGAAAATCAAACAAGATGCGCAAGACCTTGCTGCTAAACTTGAAGGCGTTACTCTATCTATCGGTGCAAAAACAAGTTCTACAGGAACAATCTTCGGATCTGTTACTAATATCCAAATAGCAGAAGCTTTGGAGAAAAAAGGTTATAGTGTTGATCGTAAGGTAATCATTATTAAGGAAGCTGTAAAAGAAGTTGGTTCTTATAAAGCTCTACTTAAACTTCACAAAGAAGTGTCAGTAGAAATTCCTTTCGAAGTAGTTTCGGAATAA
- the tyrS gene encoding tyrosine--tRNA ligase, whose protein sequence is MNFVEELRWRGMIQEIMPGTEEQLQKELTSGYLGIDPTADSLHIGHLVGVMILKHFQRAGHRPIALIGGATGMIGDPSMKSQERNLLDEETLRHNQESIKKQLAKFLDFESDKPNKALLVNNYDWMKDFTFLDFIRDIGKHITVNYMMAKDSVKKRLSGESSEGMSFTEFSYQLLQGYDYLHLYSELGCRIQMGGSDQWGNITTGTELIRRKTGGEAFALVCPLITKADGTKFGKTESGNVWLDRRYTSPYKFYQFWMNVSDEDAARYIKIFTSLSKDEIDALVLAQQEAAHLRPLQKRLAQELTVMVHSQQDYEAAVDASGILFGSSTADALKTLDEETLLQVFEGVPQFEVSKVELEDGISAIDLLTQVTTVFPSKGEMRKMVQAGGVMMNKNKLENSDEIIDHSYLIDGKYILAQKGKKNYYLLIAK, encoded by the coding sequence ATGAACTTTGTTGAAGAATTAAGATGGCGTGGTATGATTCAAGAAATTATGCCGGGTACAGAAGAACAGCTACAAAAAGAATTGACCTCGGGATACCTAGGCATCGATCCTACTGCCGATTCATTGCATATTGGTCACCTTGTAGGAGTGATGATTTTGAAACACTTTCAGCGTGCCGGGCACCGTCCTATCGCTTTGATAGGGGGAGCGACAGGTATGATTGGTGATCCATCTATGAAATCGCAAGAGAGAAATTTACTTGACGAGGAAACTTTACGTCACAATCAGGAGAGCATCAAAAAGCAGTTGGCTAAATTTCTGGATTTTGAATCAGATAAACCCAATAAAGCTTTGTTGGTAAACAATTATGATTGGATGAAAGATTTCACTTTTCTTGATTTTATTCGCGATATAGGTAAGCATATTACTGTAAACTATATGATGGCGAAGGATTCGGTAAAGAAAAGATTAAGTGGAGAATCATCCGAAGGAATGTCATTTACCGAATTTTCATATCAATTGTTGCAAGGGTATGATTATTTACATTTATATAGTGAATTAGGCTGCCGTATCCAGATGGGAGGATCGGATCAGTGGGGAAATATAACTACCGGTACCGAGCTGATTCGTCGCAAAACAGGAGGTGAAGCTTTTGCTTTGGTATGCCCTTTGATTACAAAAGCGGATGGAACCAAGTTCGGGAAGACCGAATCTGGTAATGTTTGGCTAGACCGTCGCTATACCTCTCCATACAAGTTCTATCAATTTTGGATGAATGTCAGCGATGAAGATGCTGCACGATATATAAAGATATTTACGTCCTTATCTAAGGATGAGATTGATGCTTTGGTTCTTGCACAGCAAGAAGCGGCTCACCTACGTCCCTTGCAAAAGAGACTAGCTCAGGAATTAACCGTAATGGTTCACTCTCAGCAAGATTATGAGGCTGCAGTAGATGCTTCGGGTATATTGTTTGGAAGTTCTACAGCAGATGCCTTGAAAACATTGGACGAAGAAACTTTGTTGCAGGTCTTTGAAGGTGTTCCTCAATTTGAAGTAAGCAAGGTAGAATTGGAGGATGGAATTTCTGCAATTGATCTATTGACACAGGTAACAACGGTTTTTCCTTCCAAAGGAGAGATGCGTAAGATGGTACAAGCAGGAGGTGTTATGATGAATA
- a CDS encoding co-chaperone YbbN: MKKSIFLTVLLFLSVVMFAQDKNDNANKIITLTAKSYEQEVSKGLVLVDYWAVWCGPCRKMEPVLKQIAAETDVKVGKLNVDDYKAFVRTKNVPTIPTMIIYKEGKEVQRLVGVYTKEEILKVLDNYK, from the coding sequence ATGAAAAAAAGTATTTTTTTAACCGTTTTGCTCTTTTTGTCCGTGGTTATGTTTGCTCAGGATAAAAATGATAATGCAAATAAAATAATTACTCTTACTGCCAAGTCATATGAGCAGGAAGTGTCAAAAGGGCTGGTTCTTGTCGATTATTGGGCTGTATGGTGTGGTCCGTGTCGCAAAATGGAGCCTGTCTTAAAACAAATTGCTGCCGAAACTGATGTAAAGGTAGGGAAGTTAAATGTTGATGATTATAAAGCTTTCGTCAGAACTAAAAATGTGCCGACAATTCCCACGATGATAATTTATAAAGAGGGAAAAGAGGTGCAACGACTTGTAGGAGTGTATACCAAGGAAGAGATACTGAAAGTTCTCGACAATTATAAATGA
- a CDS encoding MarR family winged helix-turn-helix transcriptional regulator — MNQENENSELIELEYIFPIINGKVSMAINRKMYRNFRKHGLDITPEQWTVLSFLWRQDGVSQQTLCDATFKDKPSMTRLVDNLTKLELVERRSTPADRRSNQIYLTEKGASIKEKANEAVNETMQYAFAGIDQEGLNQVRSMLKIVFNNIQETL, encoded by the coding sequence ATGAATCAAGAGAACGAAAATAGCGAATTAATAGAATTGGAGTATATTTTCCCAATCATCAACGGAAAGGTCTCGATGGCTATTAATCGGAAAATGTACCGTAATTTCCGGAAACACGGCTTGGATATCACTCCGGAGCAATGGACGGTTCTTTCATTCTTATGGCGTCAGGATGGTGTTTCTCAACAAACACTATGTGATGCAACGTTCAAAGACAAACCCAGCATGACTCGTTTAGTGGACAATCTCACTAAATTAGAGCTAGTAGAACGCAGATCAACACCCGCAGACCGGAGATCGAATCAAATATATTTGACAGAAAAAGGAGCTAGCATCAAAGAGAAAGCCAATGAAGCTGTCAATGAGACCATGCAATACGCTTTTGCAGGAATAGATCAGGAAGGTCTTAACCAAGTACGCTCAATGCTGAAGATTGTATTTAATAATATACAGGAAACTTTGTAA